In the genome of Arachis stenosperma cultivar V10309 chromosome 6, arast.V10309.gnm1.PFL2, whole genome shotgun sequence, the window TTATCCCGTCGAGCTTGATAAAGTGGTCGCCCAACCCTACTACACCGTGTTGGTGAGTCCTTAAATCGGCATCCCGGAGACACAAAGCGTCGAACACATTGCGAAACATGATATTTGAGTCGGTGCCGGTGTCTATGAGGATCTGCTTGATCAGGCCGGTTCCTACTCTGGCCGTGATTACCATGGGGGTTTTCCACGACCTCGTCAAACCACTGGTCCTCCAGACTGAATGATATGGACGGAACCCTCTTGGAGCCTCGCGTTGGGGATGAGGAGATTGCTAGGACTTTGGCGTCCTTCTTGTGTGCCGATCTCGACCTTGGTGCCGCGTCTCTCCCTATTACCACGTTTACTATGGTAAGGTCGCGCTTGTTATCCTCTGGATCTTGACGTCGCTTCACCGCGCGGCTCTTGTCCTCTCCTTCGTGGTCGCAATCTCGTCTCCTTGGCTCCTTGATGAGGTGGGAGAATTCGGCTAGCTTTCCATCTCGGATCGCTTGCTCTAGCGCATCCTTTAGGTCAAAATAATCCTGTGTTTTGTGTCCATAGCCCTTGTGATAATTACAATAGAGGTTCTTGTTCCCCCCGGTTCTGTCCTTTAGAGGCCGGGGCTTCGACAGAATTCCCTTCTCAGCTACCTGTTGATAAACTTCTACGATGGGGACGGTGAGGGGGATGTAGTTGGTGAATTTCCCGACTCGGGGAAACGGCTTGAATATTTTGGTTGGCCCACTGTCTCTGGTGTGCTCCTTCAGCCTTTCTCCGCTGCCGTGCTGCCGAGGTTGATTATAGGCAGGCTGCCGCTTGTTGGCAGCCACCACTTGATTGACTTCTTCATCGTTGATATATTCCCTAGCCACGCTTTGGATTTCTTGCATCGTCCACACCGACTTCGTGGTGAGATGCTTCCTGAAATCCTCATTCAGAAGTCCATTCGTCAAGCACGAACTGGCCACCGAATCGGTTAGGCCGTCAATCTCCAAACATTTGTCGTTGAACCTGTCCAGGTATTTCCTGGTCGGCTCTCCTGACCTCTGTGTCACTCCAAGTAGGTTGATCAGGTGTTTTGCCTTTGCAATGTGGGTGGTAAATTGAGCCAAGAAAGCGCGGCTAATATCCGAAAATTTGGCAACAGAACCCTGCGGGACGCTGTTAAACCCCCGTATCGTAGGTCCTGCCAGAGTGACCGGGAAGGCGCGACACCTCACCTCGTCGCCTACCCCGTCCAAGTTCATTCTGGCCTCAAAGGCCATTAGATGCTCCTCTGGGTCTTGAGTTCCATCGTACATCATGTTCGTTGGCTTATCAAAGTGCTTTGGTAGTCGGACCTCGAGGACGGAATGATGAAATGGGGTCGCACCCATTATCACAGGTCATCGTGTTCTCTTCGGCCTTTCTCCGCCGTCTTCCCGATCTCACTCAGTGGCGCGTCTCCTTTCAGGCCGGGTGTATATCACAGGGTCACGCCGTCTTCTTGGGCGTTCCCTGTCTTCTCGGATACTTTCAGATTCAGATCATGGGCTGGGCGTGCGTCGGGAGCGACTTCTCTAAGGAGTTCTTCCACGTCTCTCGGGAGATCGGGAATAGTTTGGTTCGGGAGTTTGTTGACGATATTCCTGATCTTCCAGCTGGCGTTCCAGGTTATGCACCCTGTGACGCAATTCCTGCATTATTCTGGCGCTATCGCTACATGTTCTCCCAAAGGGGCGTCTCTCTTGGGATCGTGAAGACGGCTCGGGTCGTCGCAGAGTGGACCTCGTGTGCTCCCGGGAGGAAGCCACGGAGGCTGCCTCCCTGGGCTCGGCCCCGCCGCCAGGCTCTACAGGACCCATTATGAAGTCCATTTAGGCGGTCACGGAGCCAATGTTCGGTAGCTCGGGTACCGGACGGTTCGGGGAGATCCCTCGGATGGTAAGGTGGGGGTTTCCGCCTAGTTCAGGGTTGCGGAAATGGAGCTGGAGTAGCCGACTTCCCGAGTTCTTGGTGTGGAGAGGGGGTGTCACCTGTAAAGACACTCTGACGCCCAAGTCAGTATGGTGTACAGGTGGTAAGGGAGAAAAGTTGTGatgacgtaccttgggggaggGATAGGATCCTCCCCTTATATACCTTGTCAGTGGGGCGGGCCCCGCAAGGGAAGGCCTCTTTCCAAGAAGATTCACTTCCCACAGCTGTCAAGCTGCTGACAGCAAGGATGTGTGTTCGGATAGGGGACCGGGCAATTTGTAAGCGCCGACCCGGCCGTGTAGACCGGTTAATTGCGGGTCAGGCGATAACTCTACTTAGCTGGGCTGAGCCGTAACACCTTCATATTTATCTCGTGagtattttaaattcaattgacaaaatttaatatttacaaATGTTACACACTTACTTTAAGAACAAACAAACCTCTTCATATGTACAAAGAGTGATATGGTAAAAAAGagaatttgttttcaaattaatttttggatttgattttaattttacttttgatatttggattaaatttaaattttattcttttattctatttttagaCCTACTTTTCTAACATAGTTCCATAAATCTAAATAAACGTTAGAACCtatttttacattttaaaatattcaaatcatAATTTTACGTCTTAACTAGCAACCATgtatttacaaaaattattttacatattagTTAAGAAGGGTGATTAGCAAAAAAACATATTGAAGGGACGATTAGCAAAAAACTATTAATCTAAATAACGATGTtaagattttgaagaaattaataaaatatatttgtaataaaaatttattgtgtTATGCTTTTGTACTCTCTAACAAAAACTTGTGTGTTGACTATTAAACTACTCTTCCATCTTTATCcataacaacaataaaaaagtcTCACAGTCCACAAATTCAACCCAACAGAATATACAAATCAGTTATAATTTTAGCCTTTATTATTATCTTAtccttatcttatttttatttatccttatcttatctttatttgcttttatttttcataggccaataatatatatatataatatatatatatatatatagttttatCTTCATAATTTACAAtttcaatcaatcaacaatcaataaaattttttcattttttcttttctttccttattctttcacaattttattatctttatgttttttgttttattatggTATCTGATACGGCCGTTACAAATCCGATGTCATAATTCAGCATTATATACAATAACTAAGCATTATGCACCATAACTCGGCACTTTACGTTATAACTCGGCGTTATACGTTACAATCAGACATTATCACTTGTTAAAACCTATTAATTGCTCTTCAATTCAGATGATCAATAAAAACGTAACCGACCTATTTTATCTCACCTATAAAGGTATGATATTTTATCTTCAAAGGAGACATTGAATTCTCAATACTGACTTAATCTTCGAAGTGCCTTTGCAGGTGCACTCCCACCTTGTTCCTTGCTCACGCTCTGCGCAATTGGACATCTCTTTGGAAAAAAGCTCGAACTTTCACAAAAGTTCAAAGGTCGGCACCGAAGATAACAACTCGGCGTCGACTTCCAGGGACCGAGCTCTCCCTTTAGGTATCCATACAAGAACAGGATCAAAACTCCTCTTGAACTCTACTGACATTTATAGATAAACCAACCAATTCAGATCTTAAAACCGCTTTAACCTCCCCTCACATTAAGAATAATCAATCTCCCTACTCTGTCCTACGTCAAAGAGAAAGGGCACACGAACAACTTTATCAGGAGCCTCTTTTGGACCTTTTCGTCAGCCCAACACTTTTTTTCATGACACTTCCTTCCAATAAAGAAACTTGTCCTTCAAACAAACTTGAGCTTTTGTCAAGTTCAACTACTCATTATCTTTGTTCTTTCAATACTTTTCTATTGTTAACAATTTTCAAATCGATATTCATTTTTGAACACTTAGATCATTGATTCTGGTGGCACAGATCACATTGCATCAAATTTGTCTTGGTTTATTTTTTACACACAAATTTCTCTTATTATTGTTTATTTACCAAATTGTTCTCAAATTACTGTTTCTTATAAAGGCATTGTTCAATTTGCACCATCCTTGGTTCTTCGTAATGTTATTTATTTACCTCATTTCAACTTTAATATTATCTCCGTCTCAAAAATTACTTCAACACTCATATGTGAACTcactttttcatcttcttcttgcacTCTACAGAGCAACAATTTGGGGACGATTGATTTGGACAGAATGAGAGAGGGATTATATGTTTTTGAACTTAATTTCGGTAAAAATCTATCCACTACACATTCCATAAATTCTATCCCATCTTCACCTATTACACCTTCAAATATATGGCATTTTCGTTTAGGACACCTTTCTAGACAAAGACTTAATCATTTACataaacatttttcttttatctctATGCATCATGATGAGACTTGTGATATTTGTCATCTttctaaacaaaagaaactttCATTTTCTCAAAGTTTTAACAAAGCCAatgcaagttttgatttattatattttgatatttagGTCCGTTTTGACAAAATTCTATTCataatcataaatattttttttactattgttGATGATTTTAGCCGCTTTGCAtggattattttattaaaatcaaaaggaGAAGTGCAAAATCAAGTAAAAAGTTTTATTACTTTAGTTGAAATACAATTCAATTCTAAAGTCAAAACTATTCGTTCCGATAATGTACCGGAATTTATTTTACATGATTTTTATGCTCTAAAGGGCATTATTCATGAACTTAGTTGTGTTGAAACTCCTCAATAAAATAGAAGGGTAGAACGCAAGCATcaacatattttaaatatagCTTGTGCTCTTATGTTTCAATCTGATTTACCATCATCTTTTTGGTCTTATGATATTAAACATGTTTATTTACTTAACAGAGTTCCATCATCcgcaattaattttaaaacaccatttgagattttatttaattatccACCAAATTATCACGACCTTAAAGTTTTTGGATGCTTATGTTTTGTTTCTACCCTAATGGCAAACAGATCAAAATTTGATCCAAGATCCAAAAAGGCTATGTTTATTGGCTTTCAACATGGTTTTAAAGGATATATTGTTTATGTTTTAGAAGATAAAAGAATTGAGAtttctagaaatatgattttttatgaAATGATCTTGCctttagtcacaaaaaaatatccAATTCCATACACTCAACCCAACATTGCCAAACATGCCTTCTCAAAAACAAGATTCAGTTAGTCTTCCAATTAAACCCTCACCTATATCCATTTACCCAACTCCATctaattctttattttctccAACAACCTTACTGTCGCTTCCTAACCAAGTTGAACCCATGACCACCGAATCTCTTTCAACACACACACCCTTCTCTCCTTCCACGCTAGACACCAGTCCACCATCACTTCCTCATCTCCTGTCACCTTCTTCACCACCTGAGAAACTCCATCCTCGTCATTTTGACCGGCCTCACCGACTTCTAGCATATCTCTCTGATTACTTCTGCAATTCATCTCTCATCTCTACAAATCAATCTCCCTCAAAGTGTAAGTATCATTTATCTTCAGTCatgtctttttcttctctttcatcttcacataaaaattttcttttatctcTACATTTTGACGTTGAGTCAAAGTCTTTTAAGGACGCCAATTAACACTCTAATTGGTGTAGTGCTATGAAAGATGAGCTGGATGCTCTTGAGTTGAACAAAATTTGGCGTCTTGTTGATTGCCCTGCAAGCGTTAACCGGTTGGCTATAAATGGTTCTATCCCATCAAATGCAAGCCTGATTATTTAGTTGATCGATATAAAGCATGTCTTGTGGCTAAAGGATTCACTCAGATCGAATGTGTTGATTTCTTGAAAACTTTCTCCCCTATTG includes:
- the LOC130933892 gene encoding uncharacterized protein LOC130933892, with product MMYDGTQDPEEHLMAFEARMNLDGVGDEVRCRAFPVTLAGPTIRGFNSVPQGSVAKFSDISRAFLAQFTTHIAKAKHLINLLGVTQRSGEPTRKYLDRFNDKCLEIDGLTDSVASSCLTNGLLNEDFRKHLTTKSVWTMQEIQSVAREYINDEEVNQVVAANKRQPAYNQPRQHGSGERLKEHTRDSGPTKIFKPFPRVGKFTNYIPLTVPIVEVYQQVAEKGILSKPRPLKDRTGGNKNLYCNYHKGYGHKTQDYFDLKDALEQAIRDGKLAEFSHLIKEPRRRDCDHEGEDKSRAVKRRQDPEDNKRDLTIVNVVIGRDAAPRSRSAHKKDAKVLAISSSPTRGSKRVPSISFSLEDQWFDEVVENPHGNHGQSRNRPDQADPHRHRHRLKYHVSQCVRRFVSPGCRFKDSPTRCSRVGRPLYQARRDNLPTGLRRTRTGEKVGNGGVRGSARLHGIQRHPRKKDYQ